The Tachysurus vachellii isolate PV-2020 chromosome 15, HZAU_Pvac_v1, whole genome shotgun sequence nucleotide sequence tgttttatatttagtgaTGATTTTAAAGAGAAACCGACACAAGATGgcggcgctgtgtgtgtgtgtgtgtgtgtgtgtgtgtgtgtgtgtgtgtagcagcacGCTGTGTGTCTACACGCTGTGTGTCTACACGCCGTGTTCTCGTCTCTCACTGCTGTTTATTCTGTTGTTTAGACTCTCAGGAGCAGTAAACagtgtacattgtgtttatttactctGGTCTAGTTTAAACGTCCTGTTTGTTGTGAGGTGACCGAACATGTCCACAGGCCTGGGGCTAGTTAGCCGATTAGCTTCGTGAGGCGCTGAAGAGACTTTTACTGATGTTTGGGTTAATATCATCGTCCTGTGTTGTGTACAACATGTTCGGTGTTAATTActgttatattaataataatcacctAATGTTGGTCTTAAAGTAAATGTGCTGATCCCAGACCAGGTGgcagtgtgtaagtgtcagtgtgtaatagtgtataGTCGTGTAATAGTGTATTatggtgtaatagtgtgtaataatgtataatagTGATTACtcgagtgtgtgatgagtttaTTGCTGAGTCTGACTGCCACATGCTGAGACTCACCTTGGAGAACTGAACACTCGAGTGTGAGACTGAACCTTTAATCTGCTCCTCATCATTTCAGCACTAACTTgtgacttttatttgtatttatattaaaggTATCTCAAGGGACAACTGGCACAAACGCCGTAAGACCGGCGGCAAGCGAAAACCTGTCCACAAGAAGAGGAAGTATGAGCTGGGACGACCTCCATCAAACACAAAGGTACTGATCTGATGTAGCTGAGATCTCTGAAGGAGCTTTGTCAGTTGTGGAGGTCTGCCTGACCCTGTGGAAGGTTCTGAGCCTACACAGCAGGTTCTGAGCCTACACAGCAGGTTCTGAGCCTACACAGCAGGTTCTGAGCCTACACAGCAGGTTCTGAGCCTACACAGCAGGTTCTGAGCCTACACAGCAGGTTCTGAGCCTACACAGCAGGTTCTGAGCCTACACAGCAGGTTCTGAGCCTACACAGCAGGTTCTGAGCCTACACAGCAGGTTCTGAGCCTACACAGTATACTGAATTTCTGTGGTTAAGTGAGTTAAACTCGTCAGCGTCAGAACATGTTGTGGATTCATTTAGTGCTAGAAGATGTGAAGTCTGATTCAGTTGTGATGGTGAACACTGCTGTGACGCTCTGTAAGAAACTTTACTGAAGAACTTGTTTTATCAGATGAATGTAATGCAGAGTAAAAACACCTGATCTGTGTTAGAGTTCAGCTCTGAGTTCATCACAAATAAACTGATTGGCTCATTTATAGCGTCAGTTTTCAGACTGTTCTGTAGCTGAAAGTCTACACACTttctacacacttacactgagAGTAAATCCACTGTAAAGCTCCTTAATTGTATCATAAATAATGTTGTAAACTTGGTTCCGTATTGTTAATTGTGACTACTGTTGTCATGGTGATCAGCATGGTGTCCATGTGAGTGATGTAAACACGTCCTTAGGTGGGTCTGTATCTGACCGTTTTGGTCAGAGCTTTGGACCTTCCGATGTTAGGATTGGTCATAGTTACGCTGACACATGGacatgatgatggtggtgttagTGATGTGGTTATTGTGATGTCGTTAACGATGTCTTACGTTTATTCTGTTCCAGCTTGGCCCAAAGCGCATCCACACAGTGAGGGTTCGTGGTGGGAATAAGAAATACCGTGCACTCCGTCTGGATGTGGGCAACTTCTCCTGGGGCtcagagtgtaagtgtgtgtgtgggtgtcactGTACAGCAGTTACATCATCGTTCAGTGTCCATTCAGGTCTTTTCCATGATGATACCATGTCCAGTTCTGCTACTGAGTGCATGTGAGTGACACTTATGTTCCAACTCTGATGAAAAGACCTGAGATCAAATCCTCTGGACGTTCAGTACTAAAGCTCAGTAATGAGTTCTCTCTTAATCAGGCACTATTTACATAATCAAACCTATGTAAATAAGTTTTTCCTCAAATTTATCAGGAAGCTCAGCTCGAACCCCGGGTCCACCTACCTACTGcatctgggcccctgagcaaggcccttaaccttcagttaCTCAGTTGTGTGAAAGTGCTATAaatgtaagtggctctggataaaAGATCACTGGGCAAATGCAGTACATGAGTTTATTAGAATTAGACTGGAACCTTTATGTGTAATGTGGAATCAGTTCatgtttaaatactgtatagaaATGACTCTGTATAGTTAGTATAGTACTCTATTATATTTACTCTTGTAACTGATTTGAAATGTCATAATTTAAGGACACCAATGAAGTCGGTTTATCATGACTTGTTTGTTTGAGGTACATTAATGTTAGTTAGGTttagtttagtgtgtgtgtaaaagggcTGATTACATcaggtgtggtgtttgtgtgttggtgattGTAGGCTGCACCCGTAAGACCAGGATCATCGATGTGGTCTACAATGCCTCCAACAATGAGCTGGTCAGGACCAAAACCCTGGTGAAGAACTGTGTGATCCTGGTGGACAGCGCCCCCTTCAGGCAGTGGTACGAGTCTCACTATGCCCTGCCTCTGGGACGCAAGAAGGGAGCCAAACTGGTAGGTTtcactgttttatatattaaacacacaaccCTCTATTCTGTGACACCAGTTCTgttctttagtgtgtgtgtgtgattaaacatcTAAGTGTTAGGTTCAGTTACATTTTTAGGTACATCATTAACATAAATATCACAAGTGGAGTTTTATTCTCTATAAAAACAGAAGATTAACAGCTGTTCATTCACTAATCCAGTTACTGAATTACATTGGACAGTGAGTGGTGGAGCTGGGAGCGATTCTGCCCCCTAGTGACATCACAcactaaataaaacattcatttatcaGCCTTAAACATCTAAAACCTGCTTCAGCTCAGATGAGATTATAGTTACTTGTAGGTGCAGATCTACACCGTAGTTTGTGTGGATGAGGTCAATGCTgtaaagggggggggggggggtgtagtTGGAGTGTTACATGGTCTTTCTGTGATGAGATTGGTGTCCAGTTCTGCTCCTGAGTCACAATGATGTAGTCAAACACTCTGAGAAAGACTGAAGGTCAGATTAGATGCTGAATGAGGTTCAGTGGAACATCTCCCAGATATCTAATACCAAACCTAGTCATATTGTTACACACTGCTTTCTCCTACAGACCCCTGAGGAGGAGGACATCCTGAACAAGAAGAGATCGAAGAAGGTGCAGAAGAAGTTTGACAAGCGCAGAAAGAACAGCAAGATCAGTCCTCTGTTGGACGAGCAGTTCCAGCAGGGCAAGCTGCTCGGTGAGGCTCACACTAATCCCACACCTTCACGTCTTATTTCCCACAATGCAACTCATGATGAAATTATAACCAGTTCTGCTACTGAGACCACAGTGATGAACTCTTACCACTTTCTGACTAGAACGTCCATCAGAAATCCACACTGCACTTCTGTACACATCACTAACCCAGGACCGTttgtcctgtctttttttttttttcccagcatgCCTTTCTTCCAGGCCGGGACAGTGTGGTAGAGCTGATGGCTACGTTCTGGAGGGAAAGGAGCTGGAGTTCTACCTGAGGAAGATCAAGGCCAAGAAAGGCAAATAAATGTACAGCTGTTTGATACGACGCCATTAAACTGAAACCCACccactgtgtttgtttgtctctttaTTAGAACATGCTGTGATCAGGTCTCAGGTGTAGCTCCACTTTGTCATGACAAGCTGATGGCGTGACTGATGGTAAACCTTAATGTTTACTATGGGGCTCATTTCCTGCTGTAAAGCTTTCACTTCCTGTCCGAGTGAAGGGTGAATGTTTTAATCTCGTGTTCCTCAACACGTAACAGGAGTTAAACAGGTTTATTACACACTGAAAGTCTGATCTACAGCTTTAGATTTCAATGCAAGTTTATTTAtgtagcgctttttacagtcgacgtcgtctcaaagcagctttacagaaaacataaacagaacaaaaggttaatataaagaataatataaaaatacaaaattcaagattaatattagagatatttagtgacatacggctaagtacggtgacactcagaatttgttctctgcatttaacccat carries:
- the rps8a gene encoding small ribosomal subunit protein eS8, which codes for MGISRDNWHKRRKTGGKRKPVHKKRKYELGRPPSNTKLGPKRIHTVRVRGGNKKYRALRLDVGNFSWGSECCTRKTRIIDVVYNASNNELVRTKTLVKNCVILVDSAPFRQWYESHYALPLGRKKGAKLTPEEEDILNKKRSKKVQKKFDKRRKNSKISPLLDEQFQQGKLLACLSSRPGQCGRADGYVLEGKELEFYLRKIKAKKGK